Part of the Penaeus monodon isolate SGIC_2016 chromosome 44, NSTDA_Pmon_1, whole genome shotgun sequence genome is shown below.
tatatatataatatatatatatatatatatatatatatattatatatatatatatatatatatatatatatatatatatatatatatattataataatataataatatatattatattaatataataatatatttatatatatatatataatatatgtatattttttatatctatgtaaaaatatgttaatctgcatatatatatatgtatatatatagacacacacaacacacacacacacacacgcacacacacacacaccatatatatattatattatatatatatatatatatatatatatatatatatatatatatatatatatgtatatatattcatttatcatgaattatcatatatgcttctatatatgatatttatatatgtatattatttatattcatttatttaaacatttatgtatagttgtatatatgcatacatatacatacatatatatatatatatatatatatatatatatatatatatatatatatatatatatatatatatatatttgtatttctgtatatatatgtttatatgtgtatagttatTTATCTGTGTTTAAGATTTTTACTTTTTAGCATTGTTGTTAAAGCAGTCTGTTATTTTGGTTCTATATTCCGTTCacagggtgatgatgagtttCCTCGGTGACGGCATGCCTTTGGCCCCACTCACGGGCAAGGAAATAGTCGGCACGGGAGTCAGCGTCAAAGAAGAGCTCAGCGAAGATGTCACCGAAGATACATGCCTGGAAATAAAGGAGGAACCACTTGATTATGGAGATGAACCGAGAAATGAAGTGTGTAACGTGAATGTAATACGTGAAAATCTTTTCCTTCATAATCCTCTTGATCTGAGACATGAATCACATGTAAAGGACTtatgtaacttggttcaggatttTAATGACATGTCAAAAGTACCATTTAGGGCTAAGGACTGTGGGAAGACGTGTTCATCAGATGGGGTTCAAGTGATGTACGAGGGAAGACTGAAGGAGGATACACAACTAAAATTGTAATCCACAAGGAAATGTTTTGCATGTCAGGTGTGTTTCAAGGAATTGTCTAAAGAGAGTCACATCAGGATTCACATGAGAGtccacacaaaggagaagccatacaacttTGATATTTGCAATAAGACATTCCCATCCAAAAGTGATCTAGAAAAGCATGTTGTCGTACATACAGAGGGGAAGCCATACAACTGTGGTATTTGCAAAAAGGCCTTCCAATATGATTCtagtttttttaaatcatatgatAATGCATACAGAAGAGAAATCATACAGCTATGAACTATGCAACAAGGCCATCTCACAGAAACATAATCTGGTGAAAAACATGAAAGCgcatacaaagaagaaatcaTATACCTGTGACACTTGCAGTAAGACATTTTCTGAGAGAAGTTATCTTGTAAAGCacataagagtacatacaaaagagaagccatacaactgCGAGATTTGTAACAAAGCATTCACATGGAAACGTAGTCTGGTAAGGCACATCAGAACACACACTAATAAGCCATACCGTTGTGAAATTTGTAACAAACACTTCTCAAGGAAATCTAATGTTGCAattcatatgagagtacatacaaaggagaagccatacgaatgtgagatttgtaacaaagGTTTTTCAAAGAAAACCCGTCTAGAAAGTCATATGACAGTACATACAAtagagaaaccatacagctgtgagatttgcaacaaagGCTTCTCATATAAATGTAGTCTAAAGATTCATATGAGAATGCATAGAAAGGagacatacagctgtgaaatttgcaataaggACTTCTCATTAAAAAGTCATCTAGTAAGACACATAAGAGTTCATACACAGGAGATTTGCAATAAAAACTTCTCAGATAAATCTGGCCAAATAAAACATATGGGAGTACATatgaaggagaagccatacagctgtgagttttgcaataAGGGTTTCTCACAGGAATCTAGTCTAGTGAGACatataagagtacatacaaaggagaagccagatttgtaataaggcctttgctttgaaaggtggtttagtaaagcacatgagagtacatacaaagggtAAGCCATAAGCCAGATGCATCTTAGATATTAAAAGTTATCTTTTTCTGATTTGTGCTGTATATGTTATTCTTAATATGTAGATTTGTCAAGTTTGATCAAGTTTTACACGATATGACTTGTGTTTTAGTCTCCAAAGACTTTTCATCCACATGCACTGCTGTCACTGACTAGGGATGATTAGAGAGATGGCCACGATTGTCCACAATGTTCAAAGAAGatgctcctctccctcatcaataAAGTCACAGATGTGGAAGTCGTTGGCCGATTTGTTCACGAGTGTTATGACTTCTTGCAGGATTTTAGATCAAGATTACAGGAGgaaatttcttgtattttatataaaatggtatatatatgttttttttatgaaatgtaagTGAATCCGaggagatattttttatatatacgattcaacatgcacaaacacaaacatatattttcatctgtgtatctatttatctgtgtatatgtcaTGAAATATATTCATCGGCAATCGTACCTTTCTCATACCATAAGAAAGAATACAGTATCACTTATTGTTAGCatctttatataagtataaatgaaaatgaatatatataccacatgagaTATATTTGAAAGTTGCATTACATCTTTCTGTATTTCTAATTCAGATATAATCAAAGTGCATTAAATTCCTGTGTTGCATGTGAAActatccattttcattcatacctcatatcttctctctctctctctcacacacacacacacacacacacacacacacacacacacacacacacacacacacacacacatatatatatatatatatatatatatatatatatatatatatatatatatatatatgtatatatatatgtatgtatgtatgtatgtatgtatatctatacacacatatacatatatataaatgtacactcaATTATGTCCCAAAACCTCTGcttaatttcttctccttttctgtttattttatagtttttttcatcattattactctttttattattattgttattatttgtacacaaatcatccattatttatgtgtatttttctctctctgagccCACAAGTGATAAGCCATTTGACTTACATGTAAGGCAAGCTTTCCTCTCTGTGTCTTGTGTTAGTCTGAGAGGAACACAGAAGGACATCCAGCTGTCATATGATTGGAAGCTGATGAAAAATCTATTAGTTTTGTTAGTCCTTATGTCGGGGGTGCCCAGCCTATATGTTCATCTGTACCCCTTGGTCagtttgatattttattatgaacACTGCGTAGAATCTTGACCCCTTGGATCCGGTTGCTTCTCTGTTATCACATGACCAACCCCCTTAATCCTTTCCTCATTGTCTAAGGGAAGCtcaggagacggagactggggcccagtgtaggggatcagccctaccttggacctcatcTCTCGCCTCaagtaattttgcatggtctttccttctcttcattatggtcttttcttctcccctttccacttTGTTATTTGTGTCAGTTTTTTATCGTTCAAATTTCAGTAATACCTTCGTCGTCAGTCACGGCGCCAGGAATAtgatgctgagcatggaaatggatTCCTCCATGGAGCCAGTGCTCTTCCAATCACCGCTCACGGACATTTGATTCCACAGTAACGGGAATGACGCAAAATCGCCAAATGAGTGTATGTTAGTAATTCATAGCTTGTAATCTAATGGTACTTAACGTCCAGCATGTTAATGATAGGAGTAGCACTAAAGTTTGCATGTGTAGTAAACTTTTTATACAGTTATACCAAAAAAACGAAGCTACAGCTACAGTGCTGATAATGAGTAACATTATTATACCGTCCAATGCCCGTTattgcgggaggggggggggctaggagacggagactgaggcccaatgccaAGGATCACCCGTACCTTGGGTCTCAGCCCTTGACTCAACAAATTTTATactgtcttttcccctctcctttgatCCTTTCTACTAACTCCTTCCTAAAGTGTGAGAGTCGTCTTGAAAGGGTGAAAGGCTGACTGTGTGCTAGTCATGAACAGCTTAGGgaagccatgggcatggtattccaaTTAAACTTTCTAGCCCCTACTCCTCAACATACTTGCCATGGTCGGTAACGAGGATTTTATACctctattaggggcaatgaggcttgtccCTTTAACATTTATCCCCACTGATTTAAATTCCACGGTTCCCTGACCCCATGCTCTCATCTGACCACTACAATGAACACTAGTACTATCTCCTCCTCAGTGTCTACTATTACCTCAGACCAATCCAGATCAACCACCCAGATCATTACACAACCCCCAGGAAACGTTCCTTCTCTCCCAACCTCCTCTACTGCATCTCCTCCGCCCCCACAGCTTTCTCCAtctactaccccctcccccttgttacTTTGTTACTACCCAGCAGCCTTATCATCCATCTCTTCGCAGTACTTACCACTCCCTCTTCGACAAGGCCCTGTCTTTCAACTGCCACCACACTTCCAGATCTTTTCAGTACCCttgtttagcccagccaaaagGGATCGATTTTACAGCCGCCTTCCACGGAGaacactctcctcttccagcaatgcctccaaagACAAGGAGGCAAAGTTTCCTTGTGCCGCAGCTTGCCACAATTACAGTGGAATCCCATGTTAATGCATTATCAACCCTAACTCACTTCACtaataaacccatatatatatatatatatatatatatatatatatatacatatatatatatatatatatatatatgtatatatatatatatatatatacatatatatatatatatttatatatagatatatatatatatacaaatatattatatatatatatatatatatatatatatatatatatatatatatatatatattatatattattatataatgcacacacacacatacacacacacaccacatatatattcatgtgtatatatagagagagatatataatgtatatatatccacatatacatatctccatatatatgtatgtgtttgtgtacatatatacaccgatatctatttgtacaatatatatatatatatatatatatatatatatatatattatatatatataatatatatatatatatatatatatatatacataatatatatatatatatatatatatatatatatatattatatatatatatatatatatattatatatatatatatatatatatatatatataatatatatatatatatatatatatatatatatatatatattatattatatatatatatatacatgcatatatgcatacaaagctccatatacttgtatgtgtatacttttatctgtgtatatatagtgtaaaaggctatcatcctttgtacaatggtgaacagagggtagttatacttgttaacggcttgactctttatttctgagagttgaacaccacgcagtataaaacacacaagacatgtctagttataatcgggccgcgcggaggtcacggtcagctgcccggagagagggcggagctgaccttagtgcggtggtagcttagcacgaactcccggtcaaacgaggtcagatataaaatttgacctccgccctcgctgagcgggtggtttcttatttgggacatttggatccacgtggaaaacagccacgcggtccactggtaatagaaatagaattatccacatcctgtaacagaaatagaattatccacatcttatattgctcggcccctactcgcgcctcgccctcgaggcgccttcaagggtcccaaataatacaaataataacaataataataaaaagagtaataatgatgaaaaaattataaaataacagaaaggagaagaaattaaGCAGAGGTTTTGGGACATAattgatttgtacatttatatatatgatatgttgtgtatagatatacatacatacatacatacatacatatatatatacatatatatatatatatatatatatatatatagatatatatatatgtgtgtgtgtggggtgtgtgtgtgtgtgtgtgtgtgtgtgtgtgtgtgtgtgtgtgtgtgtgtgtgagagagagagagagagagagagatatgaggtatgaatgaaaatggatagTTTCACATGCAACACAGGAATTTAATGCACTTTGATTATATCTGAATTAGAAATACAGAAAGATGTAATGCAACTTTCAAATATAtctcatgtggtatatatattcattttcatttatacttatataaagatgctaacaataatgatactgtatTCTTTTCTTATGGTATGGAGAAAGGTACGATTGCCGATGAATATATTTTCatgacatatacacagatacatagatacacagatgaaaatatatgtttgtgtttgtgcatgttgaatcgtatatataaaaaatatctcctTGGATTCActtacatttcataaaaaaaaacatatatataccatttttatataaaatacaagaaatttcCGTCCTGTAATCTTGATCTAAAATCCTGAAAGAAGTCATAACACTCGTAAACAAATCGGCCAACGACTTCCACATCTGTGACTTtattgatgagggagaggagcatCTTCTTTTAACATTGTGGACAATCGTGGCCATCTCTCTAATCATCCCTAGTCGGTGACAGCAGTGGGATGTGGATGAAAAGTCTTTGGAGACTAAAACACAAGTCATATCGTGTAAAACTTGATCAAACTTGACAAAACTACATATTAAGaataacatatacaacacaaatcAGAAAAAGATAACTTTTAATATCTAAGATGCATCTGGCTTATGGCTTaccctttgtatgtactctcatgtgctttaCTAAACCACTTTTCAAAGCAAAGGCCTTATTACAAATCtcgcttctcctttgtatgtactcttatatGTCTCACTAGACTAGATTTTCCCGTGAGAAACCCTtattgcaaaactcacagctgtatggctttttCCTTCATATGTACTCCCATATGTTTTATTTGGCCAGATTTTATCTGAGAAgttttttattgcaaatctccTGTGTATGAACTCTTATGTGTCTTACTAGATGACTTTTTaatgagaaggccttattgcaaatctcacagttgtatggctttttcttttgtatgcactctcatatgccCTTAAAATGACTTTTCATAGAAGTCCTTATTGcaatttcacagctgtatgtctCTTTTATGCATTCCATATATCTTTAGACTACATTTATATGAAAGCCTTTCTTGCaattcacagctgtatggtttttttctattgtatGTACTGTCATATGACCATNNNNNNNNNNNNNNNNNNNNNNNNNNNNNNNNNNNNNNNNNNNNNNNNNNNNNNNNNNNNNNNNNNNNNNNNNNNNNNNNNNNNNNNNNNNNNNNNNNNNtatttatatatatataaatttaaacctaccatctatcaatctacaaataataaatttttaagtaatacatgtagatatatctatatatatatatattatatatataatataatatattatattatatatatattaataatatatgcgcACAAAACATAGataactaaaaattataatatgatgttatataataatatttataaatataattttatatatatatatataaatatattatataaattaaaattatatattttaatattattaaatatattatataaagtagatGGAGGTTGgtctatgtatatttaaatatatatatatatattaatatataatatattaataatatatatatataatttgggggtGCCCGTTTCgtgttgtcctggttcaactttgGCTGCTgccatttgtctcatcccccCGGCCCCGGGTGTAACTGTCGTCCCGTTTACCAACGTCCTGAAAGTCTCGCACGGGTCCCCCTTTAATTCAGTTTTCGTTTACCCCCCTGTAGCCCTCCCCCGGCCAAAACCGGGCGGCGCCTCGCCACACCCCCACAGATTGGGCCGGGTCCTTCGGGGCCCCCACACGTTCGAAATCTTCTCCGGATCTAGGGGCgcgggggcaggggcggcattcggcggctgatatctgcgctacgagctcctggagttccCGGATTGCAGGCTCCGCCAGGCCatattctggggcgactggtcccCTTTCGGGACGAAATTTTGGCCCggggggcctatggcgatcttcaggACACCCTTCTCACGCACCAAGGGCCCTCCCTGGGCCGTGTGGGCCCGATGCAATATAAATCGGGAGCCAGatctacacgtaagggccaagtaagagaaaaagaaaggcaacagagaatgGGGTGGTAATAAAATgaattttccacatcctgtaaagaaaagaaatttttttccaatcttAATTAGTGGCAGCACAAAAAAGTAGACacattgaacaaaaaaaaattttcatcgcATTCCAAGGGATGTTCATCCCCCTAAGCCACCTGCGCAGAGTTATGAGTTGTGTTTAGACCCGACTGTGAACCGGGGTAAAAAAAATACCTAATTAAAaccctaaataaaaataatcataaataacctaaaaaaaaataatcctaaataaaccctaaataaaaaaaaaatccatgaataatccataaataataaatagtccCAAAAAAGTCCCTTCCCTATATTTCATGTATTCCATATACAGTTTTCCATATATTCGACAAAAAGAGACTTATACTCATTTTAAAAAAAGCGGAATTCGCTCTCTGTCCCAATTCTTCCTCATGGGTTTTTTCTCCACGGTCCGCGTCTCCCCGTCTTCCCAAAAATAAACTTTACCAATAGAGATGATGGTCCCAATACAggggattattttaaaaaagacagcgcttccataaatataaaatatataatatatatatttttaaattataaatatttatataaaatttattatttttaataaaaaaatattttatatatatagtatattataaatttaaatatataaattatataaaaattatataatttttttaaaataaaaatatctctatttaaaataataaattatatatattttttagaattaataaaacctataaacatttttaaatttaaaaaaaatatttaaaattttgtatatatacttatataaaaactgataattatttctttttttatataaaaatatatttttatattaataaaaatttattattatattaatatttaattaatattatattatatatatatatatattatatatatatatatatatttatatatatatatcaattaattaattgatatttctatatgaatgcatatataattatatatagatatatagatatggatatatatatatatatattatatatatatatatatatatatatatgtatatatatatatatatgtgcacacacacatacatacatatatattcatgtgtgtatatatatatagttagagatatataatataatatatatatctccatatatatgtatgtgtgtttgtgtacataaatacacggatatctatatgtataatatatgtaaatatatatatgaatatatatatatatatatatataaatatatatatatatatatatatatataaataatctattatattatatcatatattaaattttaaataatattatatataattatatatattatatatatatatatatatatattatatatatatatactatatatatctatatataatatatatataatatataatatatatatatatatatatattttaatatattatatatatatatatatatatatatatatctatatatatatatattatatatataatatatatactaatacatataaagtaatgcaggtttgtgatatatatttatatatatatatatataatatatatatatatatatattaatatatatattatatttttatatattaatatagattccTGTATTATGTacaaatcacatacatatatatggagatatatatattatttatatatctctaactatatatatatacaactgaatatatatgtattatgtgtgtgcacatatatatatatatatacatatacatatatatatatgtacatatgtgtgaatatatttatatatataatatattatattatatatatatatattattatatatatatatatatatatatatatatatataatgtattatatatatgtaataatataaattatatatatgtataatataaataaatacataatatataggttttatatataagttcatataaatatatatacatgtgtatatgtgtttgtatatatatatatattatataatatatattatatattataataatataatatatattatataatattctatatatatatatataatattctatatattataatatattaattattatatattcaatgtgtgtatatatatatatagagagagagatataatatacatatcaatttagtacctatttcaatatatatgtatgggtgtttgtgtacataaatacacggaTATCTCATaggtatactatatatgaatatctaaatatatatactgagatgtagatagtatatattagatataatagatatataaatggataggagaccatatatatatatatatatctatatatattatatatatatatacatatagataaaatatagagatatatatagcattatatatatatataattatatatatattatatatatgtatgcatatataaacctataatatatatagaatatatatatatgatatatagtgagatatattagatatatatatatatatatatagtataatagtatatacatcgATATTATAATTCATGTCTCATCAGttttgtgcgcatatatatatatatatatataaataaatatatatctagaagTATATccatagagataatatatatatagagatatgatatgatTCAGACcatgtatagacagatatatgatatatttgtagatgatagatggatagtataaatatatatatctaaatatatatatatatataatatattatataataatatataattaagatatatatatatatatgtagtatatatacatacatcatcatgatcattaatggggcaacgccgacgggggcgtatgccgcatccacccttcgattCCAGCCACGAGGAGACCTCGAGATCAAGTCACCCAGGCAggtccacggcccatctctatttggTGGCGACAAGCTCTCGTCGACCTGCAAAAGCcagatctcctgggtcgtccccacAGGTTTCTCCaaccccgggttgtctcgcagagagacaactgatGGGCAGGTGTCCACAGGGAAAACGAGCAGGTGGCCATATAAGCCgggagttggcgatcccggattatgcaagtaaaaaggTCCATCTCCACGTTTGTAACCGTCGGGTGGAGACATGGTCCTGCCAAACTATACCTCATTGATCTGGCGAAGTGTCTTGTTACTTAAGGCATCCAAGATGAGACTCTTAGTACACTGG
Proteins encoded:
- the LOC119568549 gene encoding zinc finger protein 239-like — translated: MLSYIQRGSHTTVVFAKRPSNMILVFLNHMIMHTEEKSYSYELCNKAISQKHNLVKNMKAHTKKKSYTCDTCSKTFSERSYLVKHIRVHTKEKPYNCEICNKAFTWKRSLVRHIRTHTNKPYRCEICNKHFSRKSNVAIHMRVHTKEKPYECEICNKGFSKKTRLESHMTVHTIEKPYSCEICNKGFSYKCSLKIHMRMHRKETYSCEICNKDFSLKSHLVRHIRVHTQEICNKNFSDKSGQIKHMGVHMKEKPYSFSKDFSSTCTAVTD